From Saccharothrix espanaensis DSM 44229, the proteins below share one genomic window:
- a CDS encoding RNA polymerase sigma factor produces the protein MEGLPDEPPDSAPGGVGLPAGLVRYLGGSDTAGDSDAVIVEHIRERGFADDVWDALRTRLVVYGLGFVTPLIGSGAIFASCRRRGWRLYQQAVLPEDAEELGMDVVQDGLTLFAERGIAGRQWSPAGGLSLRRYFENACVLSFPNVYRKWQRARRDWQDVELLDAWTPVERYRGGRSPEDEVVERVAVDALFEQLGQDAGTVLFLHDQNFSHAEIAELLRLTPRAVEGRLRRARQTARASILEGDR, from the coding sequence ATGGAGGGTTTACCAGACGAACCCCCGGACTCCGCGCCGGGCGGTGTGGGGCTGCCCGCCGGCCTCGTGCGCTACCTGGGCGGCAGCGACACCGCCGGGGACTCGGACGCGGTGATCGTCGAGCACATCCGGGAACGGGGCTTCGCCGATGACGTGTGGGACGCCCTGCGCACCCGGCTTGTCGTCTACGGCCTGGGCTTCGTTACACCGCTGATCGGGTCCGGGGCGATCTTCGCTAGCTGCCGGCGGCGCGGCTGGCGGCTGTACCAGCAGGCCGTGCTGCCCGAGGACGCCGAAGAGCTCGGCATGGACGTCGTCCAGGATGGCCTAACACTGTTCGCCGAGCGTGGGATCGCCGGGCGGCAGTGGTCCCCGGCGGGCGGGCTGAGCCTGCGCCGGTACTTCGAGAACGCGTGCGTGCTCAGCTTCCCGAACGTGTACCGCAAGTGGCAGCGCGCCCGGCGGGACTGGCAGGACGTCGAGCTGCTCGACGCCTGGACCCCGGTCGAGCGGTACCGGGGCGGCCGGTCGCCGGAGGACGAGGTGGTCGAGCGGGTGGCCGTGGACGCCCTGTTCGAACAGCTCGGCCAGGACGCCGGTACTGTGCTGTTCCTGCACGACCAGAACTTCTCGCACGCCGAGATCGCGGAACTCCTGCGCCTGACCCCACGAGCGGTGGAGGGGCGGCTGCGCCGGGCCCGGCAGACGGCCCGCGCGTCGATCCTGGAAGGAGACCGCTGA
- a CDS encoding sigma-70 family RNA polymerase sigma factor, whose amino-acid sequence MVSDEQVAEAVAGDRDATGALLAAVRPMIVRYCRARLGRDGRASVTADDVAQEVCLAVLGALPAYRAQGRPFLAFVYGIAAHKVADAHRSAARNRSTPVADLPDGPDPGLGPEQRALADDLSRRMADLLRVLPEKQREIVLLRVVVGLSAEEVAEAVGSTPGAVRVAQHRALNRLRETLAAEPDRMER is encoded by the coding sequence CTGGTGTCCGACGAGCAGGTCGCCGAGGCCGTGGCGGGCGACCGCGACGCGACCGGGGCGCTGCTGGCCGCGGTGCGCCCGATGATCGTCCGGTACTGCCGGGCGCGGCTGGGCCGGGACGGCCGGGCGTCGGTGACCGCCGACGACGTCGCGCAGGAGGTCTGCCTCGCCGTGCTCGGCGCCCTCCCCGCCTACCGCGCGCAGGGGCGGCCGTTCCTCGCCTTCGTGTACGGGATCGCGGCCCACAAGGTGGCCGACGCCCACCGGTCGGCGGCCCGCAACCGGTCGACCCCGGTGGCCGACCTGCCGGACGGACCCGACCCTGGTCTGGGGCCCGAGCAGCGGGCGCTGGCCGACGACCTGTCGCGCCGGATGGCCGACCTGCTGCGCGTGCTGCCCGAGAAGCAGCGCGAGATCGTGCTGCTGAGGGTGGTCGTCGGGTTGTCGGCGGAAGAGGTCGCCGAGGCCGTGGGCTCGACACCGGGAGCGGTGCGGGTGGCCCAGCACCGGGCGCTGAACCGGCTGCGCGAGACGCTGGCCGCAGAGCCCGACCGCATGGAGCGGTAA
- a CDS encoding TetR/AcrR family transcriptional regulator, translated as MGAEPSHPPLRSDARHNRERILRVAATLFAERGLDVPMAAIARHAGVGVATLYRRFPTKDSLVTEVFTEQFATCARVLEVALADPDPWRGFRTVVVEICAMQVADRGFGTAFLAALPDAVDVERERALADLAGLIARAQAAGALRADFVPADLLLVLAANNGLVTGSAETTRVASRRLVAYLLNSFRADHADPAAPLPPPAPLTVHDVR; from the coding sequence ATGGGTGCCGAGCCGTCTCACCCGCCGCTGCGCTCCGACGCCCGGCACAACCGCGAGCGGATCCTCCGGGTGGCCGCGACCCTGTTCGCCGAACGGGGGCTGGACGTCCCGATGGCCGCGATCGCCCGGCACGCCGGCGTCGGCGTGGCCACCCTCTACCGCCGGTTCCCCACCAAGGACTCGCTGGTCACCGAGGTGTTCACCGAGCAGTTCGCGACCTGCGCGCGGGTGCTGGAGGTCGCCCTGGCCGACCCGGACCCGTGGCGGGGCTTCCGCACGGTCGTGGTGGAGATCTGCGCGATGCAGGTCGCCGACCGGGGTTTCGGCACCGCGTTCCTGGCGGCGCTCCCCGACGCGGTCGACGTGGAGCGGGAACGGGCCCTGGCGGACCTCGCCGGCCTGATCGCCCGCGCCCAGGCCGCCGGTGCGCTGCGCGCGGACTTCGTCCCCGCCGACCTGCTCCTGGTGCTCGCGGCCAACAACGGCCTCGTCACCGGATCGGCCGAGACGACCCGGGTGGCGTCCCGGCGCCTGGTCGCCTACCTGCTCAACTCGTTCCGGGCCGACCACGCCGACCCGGCCGCACCCCTGCCGCCACCGGCCCCGCTCACCGTCCACGACGTGCGCTAG
- a CDS encoding GNAT family N-acetyltransferase: MDVTSLAERPDLLGPALALGGVGAVFLGHDAVAALVRARRLAVRWPEYFLVLLDGGVPVARAVGVPFVFPDPERAELPDHGWDGVVLWAVEDALDGRVPTCAAALDVQVAEGLRGRGIATEALTRLRAAVRERGLRRLVVPVRPTSKDRYPLVPMGEFLARRRADGLPEDPWLRTHERLGGRVVKVAPFSMTVVGGLDRWRSWTGVRLVDGANVVAGALAPVLVSAGSDVGVYVEPNVWVEHVLDGARPASARRGR; this comes from the coding sequence GTGGACGTCACCAGCTTGGCCGAGCGGCCCGATCTGCTGGGGCCGGCGCTCGCGCTCGGCGGCGTCGGGGCGGTGTTCCTCGGGCACGACGCGGTCGCGGCCCTGGTCCGGGCACGGCGGTTGGCGGTTCGGTGGCCCGAGTACTTCCTCGTCCTGCTCGACGGCGGCGTCCCGGTGGCGCGGGCGGTCGGCGTGCCGTTCGTCTTCCCCGATCCCGAGCGGGCCGAACTGCCCGACCACGGGTGGGACGGCGTCGTCCTGTGGGCCGTCGAGGACGCGCTGGACGGGCGGGTTCCGACCTGCGCGGCGGCGCTCGACGTCCAGGTCGCGGAAGGTCTGCGGGGGCGGGGGATCGCGACCGAGGCGTTGACCCGCCTGCGCGCTGCGGTGCGGGAGCGGGGCTTGCGACGGTTGGTCGTCCCGGTCCGCCCGACGTCGAAGGACCGGTACCCGCTGGTGCCGATGGGCGAGTTCCTCGCGCGGCGGCGGGCCGACGGGCTGCCGGAGGACCCGTGGCTGCGCACCCACGAACGGCTCGGCGGCCGGGTGGTGAAGGTCGCGCCGTTCTCCATGACGGTCGTCGGTGGGCTGGACCGGTGGCGGTCGTGGACGGGGGTCCGCCTGGTCGACGGGGCCAACGTCGTCGCCGGCGCGTTGGCCCCGGTCCTGGTGTCGGCGGGATCGGACGTCGGCGTCTACGTCGAGCCCAACGTCTGGGTCGAGCACGTCCTCGACGGGGCGCGACCAGCTAGCGCACGTCGTGGACGGTGA
- a CDS encoding metal-sensitive transcriptional regulator: protein MHGYTADKDAYLKRLRRIEGQVRGLQRMVENDEYCIDVLTQISAATKALQAVSLGLLDEHLKHCVAQAAAEGGQVAEEKLAEASAAITRLVRS from the coding sequence ATGCACGGTTACACGGCGGACAAGGACGCTTACCTCAAGCGCCTGCGCCGCATCGAAGGACAGGTCCGCGGCCTGCAGCGGATGGTCGAGAACGACGAGTACTGCATCGACGTGCTGACCCAGATCTCGGCCGCCACGAAGGCGTTGCAGGCGGTCTCGCTCGGCCTGCTCGACGAACACCTCAAGCACTGCGTCGCCCAGGCCGCCGCCGAAGGTGGTCAGGTGGCGGAGGAGAAGCTGGCCGAAGCGTCGGCCGCGATCACCCGCCTGGTCCGCTCGTAG
- a CDS encoding histone-like nucleoid-structuring protein Lsr2: MAQQTVVQLIDDLDGSEAAETVTFALDGVEYSIDLSKDNADKLRESLADFVAKARRAGGRKQRKGTGKSTVKAGDKAQAQAIRDWARAQGHQISDRGRIPQGLVVQFQEAHAS; this comes from the coding sequence GTGGCACAGCAGACCGTCGTCCAACTCATCGACGACCTCGACGGCAGCGAAGCCGCCGAGACCGTGACCTTCGCCCTGGACGGTGTGGAGTACTCCATCGACCTCTCCAAGGACAATGCGGACAAGCTCCGCGAGTCCCTGGCCGACTTCGTCGCCAAGGCGCGCCGCGCGGGTGGCCGCAAGCAGCGCAAGGGCACCGGCAAGAGCACGGTAAAGGCTGGTGACAAGGCCCAGGCGCAGGCCATTCGAGACTGGGCGCGGGCGCAGGGGCACCAGATCTCGGACCGCGGCCGCATTCCCCAGGGCCTGGTCGTGCAGTTCCAGGAAGCCCACGCCTCCTGA
- the pabB gene encoding aminodeoxychorismate synthase component I, whose protein sequence is MRTLLIDNHDSFTFNLFHQLAQVNGREPVVVANDDPRFRMSDLRRFDSVVISPGPGRPDNPADFGLCRAVIDHGDLPLLGVCLGHQGLCLAHGATVGRVTPRHGVVDRVRHTGVDLFAGLPQPLPVVRYHSLAVTDLPPSLEAVAWSASDDVLMGVRDRTRPAWGVQFHPESICTSSGHLLLANFRDLAGGSAGAADPLPPPAAEPAPERRVTVRRVPVHPPPERVFAELYGASTDAFWLDSSQTGDRGRFSVMGDAGGPLARVAKYDVSTGRVTVGDEEFAGPFLDWVARDLAANRVAVPDVPFEFHLGWVGYLGYELKAECGGEFAHRSEQPDAAFVFADRALVFDHLERSVHLLTLTDSDGWLDRTEALLTRVGDGPAEPVSGVAAQSVVLRHNRAQYLKLVAACQEAITAGETYEVCLTNEVAWRGALDPWQAYRFLRAESPAPFGALLRFDALSVLSTSPERFIRIDREGVVESEPIKGTRPRGATPAADRALRTALATSAKDRAENLMIVDLVRNDLGHCAEVGSVEVPRIFEVASYATVHQLVSTVRARLRPGASAVSAVRAAFPGGSMTGAPKIRTMQIIDGLEAGPRGVYSGALGYFSLSGTADFSIVIRTLVVDRDKVSFGVGGAVIALSDPAGEFEETAVKATALLSLLGAGFPGRE, encoded by the coding sequence ATGCGGACCCTGCTGATCGACAACCACGACTCGTTCACGTTCAACCTGTTCCACCAGCTCGCCCAGGTGAACGGACGGGAGCCGGTCGTCGTCGCGAACGACGACCCGCGGTTCCGGATGTCCGATTTGCGCCGGTTCGACAGCGTGGTGATCTCACCCGGTCCCGGCCGCCCGGACAACCCCGCCGACTTCGGCCTGTGCCGCGCCGTCATCGACCACGGCGACCTCCCGCTGCTCGGCGTCTGCCTCGGGCACCAGGGCCTGTGCCTCGCGCACGGCGCCACCGTCGGCCGGGTCACGCCCCGGCACGGCGTGGTCGACCGGGTCCGCCACACCGGCGTCGACCTGTTCGCCGGGCTGCCCCAGCCGCTGCCCGTCGTGCGCTACCACTCGCTGGCCGTCACCGACCTGCCGCCGTCGCTGGAGGCGGTGGCCTGGTCGGCGTCCGACGACGTGCTCATGGGGGTGCGGGACCGCACCCGGCCCGCGTGGGGCGTGCAGTTCCACCCCGAGTCGATCTGCACCTCGTCCGGGCACCTGCTGCTGGCCAACTTCCGCGACCTCGCCGGCGGGTCCGCCGGCGCGGCCGACCCGCTGCCGCCGCCGGCCGCGGAGCCTGCTCCTGAGCGGCGCGTGACCGTGCGGCGGGTCCCGGTTCACCCACCACCGGAACGGGTGTTCGCGGAGCTGTACGGGGCCTCCACCGACGCGTTCTGGCTCGACAGCAGCCAGACCGGGGACCGGGGGCGGTTCTCGGTCATGGGCGACGCCGGCGGGCCGTTGGCGCGGGTGGCCAAGTACGACGTGTCCACCGGCCGGGTGACGGTCGGCGACGAGGAGTTCGCCGGGCCGTTCCTCGACTGGGTGGCGCGGGACCTGGCGGCCAACCGGGTGGCCGTGCCGGACGTGCCGTTCGAGTTCCACCTCGGGTGGGTCGGCTACCTCGGCTACGAGTTGAAAGCGGAATGCGGCGGGGAGTTCGCGCACCGTTCGGAGCAACCGGATGCCGCGTTCGTGTTCGCCGATCGGGCGCTGGTCTTCGACCATCTGGAGCGGAGCGTCCATCTGTTGACGCTCACCGACTCGGACGGGTGGTTGGACCGAACGGAGGCGTTGCTCACCCGTGTCGGCGATGGCCCCGCCGAACCTGTTTCAGGGGTGGCCGCGCAGAGCGTTGTGCTCCGCCACAACCGGGCGCAATACCTGAAACTCGTCGCGGCCTGCCAAGAGGCCATCACGGCGGGGGAGACCTATGAGGTGTGCCTGACCAACGAGGTCGCCTGGCGGGGTGCGCTCGACCCGTGGCAGGCGTACCGGTTCCTGCGCGCGGAAAGCCCTGCGCCGTTCGGGGCGTTGCTCCGTTTCGACGCGCTCAGCGTGCTCAGCACTTCACCCGAGCGGTTCATCCGGATCGACCGGGAGGGTGTCGTCGAATCCGAGCCAATCAAGGGCACCCGGCCGCGCGGGGCGACCCCGGCGGCCGACCGGGCTTTGCGCACGGCCTTGGCGACCAGCGCGAAGGACCGGGCCGAGAACCTGATGATCGTGGACCTGGTGCGCAATGATCTGGGCCATTGCGCGGAAGTGGGCAGCGTCGAGGTGCCCAGGATCTTCGAGGTGGCCAGCTACGCGACGGTGCACCAGCTCGTCAGCACCGTTCGGGCGCGACTTCGGCCCGGCGCTTCGGCGGTGTCCGCTGTTAGGGCGGCGTTCCCCGGCGGGTCGATGACCGGGGCCCCCAAGATCCGGACAATGCAGATCATCGACGGTCTGGAAGCCGGGCCGCGTGGTGTCTACTCGGGTGCGCTCGGTTACTTCTCGCTGTCCGGAACGGCCGACTTCAGCATCGTCATCAGGACGCTGGTGGTGGACCGGGACAAGGTGAGTTTCGGCGTGGGCGGCGCGGTCATCGCGCTGTCCGACCCGGCCGGTGAATTCGAGGAGACGGCGGTCAAGGCGACCGCCCTGCTCAGCCTGCTCGGTGCCGGGTTTCCGGGCCGGGAGTGA
- a CDS encoding SigE family RNA polymerase sigma factor has protein sequence MSDRDAAFAEYFAARSEAMRGTAYLLCNDWHRAEDLVQATFAKIYVAWARINRHEALDAYTRQTLVRTFVSELRRGWFRKERVSESTPEAAGVGRGSAEDRLVLLEALAKVPPRQRAVLVLRYWEDLSVEDTARALDCSEGTVKSQAARGLQTLRGLITPQQGEKV, from the coding sequence ATGAGTGATCGGGACGCCGCGTTCGCCGAGTACTTCGCGGCGCGGTCCGAGGCCATGCGGGGCACGGCGTACCTGCTGTGCAACGACTGGCACCGGGCGGAAGACCTGGTCCAGGCCACGTTCGCCAAGATCTACGTGGCGTGGGCGCGGATCAACCGCCACGAGGCACTCGACGCCTACACCCGGCAGACGCTGGTCCGGACCTTCGTGTCCGAGCTGCGCCGGGGGTGGTTCAGGAAGGAACGCGTGAGCGAGTCGACACCGGAGGCCGCCGGTGTCGGTCGGGGCTCGGCGGAGGACCGGCTGGTGCTGCTCGAAGCGCTGGCCAAGGTGCCGCCGAGGCAGCGCGCCGTCCTGGTCCTGCGGTACTGGGAAGACCTGTCGGTCGAGGACACCGCCAGGGCGTTGGACTGTTCCGAGGGAACCGTCAAGAGCCAGGCCGCGCGGGGGCTGCAGACGCTGCGCGGCCTGATCACCCCGCAGCAGGGAGAAAAGGTGTGA
- a CDS encoding metallophosphoesterase yields the protein MFVVLFTLVMGATHYYVWRRAVRDTTGPGRARRVGTALVVGLFVLLIAGMTLNLGVLAWPGYLWLACAFYLALLFALLEVPRALLHRAARRRSGTPAPAPAGNPGPVGNPGPASNPGLPSDTEPVSAPEPVETSGPAVASEVTTLDPAAGAAPVSGAPGDPGRRLFIARSLAAVSGVAAVGVVGYGATQALGDPVVKRVPVALGKLDPKLSGYRIAVVSDIHLGPLLGRAHTERIVRMINEQQVDLVAIVGDLVDGTVEELGEAAAPLRDLVSTHGSFFVTGNHEYYSGVQPWLAELDRLGVHPLRNERLRVERAGAAFDLAGVNDVTGRGFDDGPDFARALDGRDRSSPVVLLAHQPVQAHEAARHGVDLQLSGHTHGGQMFPFHLAVGLQQPVRSGLATVDGTQVYTSNGVGFWGPPVRVGAPPDITVVELHHNFAGR from the coding sequence TTGTTCGTCGTCCTGTTCACCCTCGTCATGGGCGCGACCCACTACTACGTGTGGCGGCGTGCGGTCCGTGACACCACCGGGCCCGGCCGGGCGCGCCGCGTCGGCACCGCGCTCGTCGTCGGGCTGTTCGTGCTGCTGATCGCCGGTATGACGCTCAACCTGGGCGTGCTGGCCTGGCCCGGGTACCTCTGGCTGGCCTGCGCGTTCTACCTGGCGCTGCTGTTCGCCCTGCTGGAGGTCCCGCGCGCCCTGCTGCACCGCGCCGCCCGCCGCAGGTCCGGCACACCCGCGCCGGCACCCGCGGGCAACCCCGGACCCGTGGGCAACCCAGGCCCCGCAAGCAACCCCGGACTTCCGAGCGACACCGAACCCGTGAGTGCTCCGGAACCGGTGGAGACGTCCGGACCGGCCGTCGCCTCGGAGGTCACCACGCTGGACCCGGCGGCGGGCGCGGCACCCGTGTCGGGCGCGCCGGGCGACCCGGGCCGGCGGTTGTTCATCGCGCGGTCGCTGGCGGCCGTCAGCGGAGTGGCGGCGGTGGGGGTCGTGGGTTACGGCGCGACGCAGGCGCTGGGCGACCCGGTGGTGAAGCGGGTGCCCGTCGCGCTGGGCAAGCTCGACCCGAAGCTGTCGGGCTACCGGATCGCCGTGGTGAGCGACATCCACCTGGGCCCGCTGCTGGGCCGCGCGCACACCGAGCGCATCGTCCGGATGATCAACGAGCAGCAGGTGGACCTGGTGGCGATCGTCGGCGACCTGGTCGACGGCACGGTGGAGGAGCTGGGCGAGGCGGCGGCCCCGCTGCGCGACCTGGTGAGCACGCACGGTTCGTTCTTCGTCACCGGCAACCACGAGTACTACTCGGGCGTGCAGCCGTGGCTGGCCGAACTGGACCGGCTCGGCGTGCACCCGCTGCGCAACGAGCGGCTGCGCGTCGAACGGGCCGGGGCGGCGTTCGACCTGGCCGGCGTCAACGACGTGACCGGTCGCGGCTTCGACGACGGGCCGGACTTCGCGCGGGCGCTGGACGGGCGCGACCGGAGCAGCCCCGTGGTGCTGCTGGCGCACCAGCCGGTGCAGGCGCACGAGGCGGCCCGGCACGGCGTGGACCTCCAGCTCTCCGGCCACACGCACGGCGGCCAGATGTTCCCGTTCCACCTCGCGGTCGGCTTGCAGCAACCCGTTCGCAGCGGTCTGGCCACCGTCGACGGCACCCAGGTCTACACCAGCAACGGTGTCGGGTTCTGGGGTCCGCCGGTCCGCGTGGGGGCTCCGCCGGACATCACGGTGGTGGAGCTGCATCACAACTTCGCCGGCCGATAG
- a CDS encoding type III PLP-dependent enzyme: MKTSFAGQRLHNEATARIRRFLDHGQPATPCLVIDLPTVRDRFTALRDALPGVGIFYAVKANPEPEVVGLLAAEGSGFDVASPREIDLCLARGAKPETISYSNPIKKARDIAYAHSRGVRLFVSDSEQDVRALAEHAPGSSVMLRILVNTNSSTYPFGKKFGCAPEMAADLLRLAHGLGLVPLGVAFHAGSQQLDPTGWDAAIADAAEVTAKLRAEGVPLSTVNLGGGLPAGYLDPLPPLADYAAAITASIARHFGEFAPEVMIEPGRAVVAESGVLRSEVVLVSKKSYSDERRWVFLDIGRYGGLAETEGEAIAYPLRTSRDGGPTGPVVIAGPTCDADDVLYQATCYDLPLDLQAGDHVDLLCAGAYTASYSSVAFNGFEPLATYCVR; this comes from the coding sequence ATGAAGACGAGCTTTGCCGGCCAACGGCTCCACAACGAGGCAACAGCTCGTATTCGTCGTTTCCTGGACCATGGGCAACCCGCGACGCCGTGCCTGGTCATCGACCTGCCCACGGTGCGCGACCGGTTCACCGCGCTGCGCGACGCCCTGCCCGGGGTGGGGATCTTCTACGCGGTGAAGGCGAATCCGGAGCCCGAGGTGGTCGGGCTGCTGGCCGCCGAGGGGTCGGGCTTCGACGTCGCGAGCCCCCGCGAGATCGACCTGTGCCTGGCCAGGGGCGCGAAGCCGGAGACGATCTCCTACAGCAACCCCATCAAGAAGGCCCGGGACATCGCCTACGCGCACAGCCGCGGCGTGCGGTTGTTCGTCTCCGACAGCGAACAGGACGTGCGGGCGCTCGCCGAGCACGCGCCCGGCTCGTCGGTGATGCTCCGGATCTTGGTGAACACCAACAGTTCCACCTACCCGTTCGGGAAGAAGTTCGGCTGCGCGCCCGAGATGGCGGCGGATCTCCTGCGCCTCGCGCACGGCCTGGGTCTGGTGCCGCTGGGCGTGGCGTTCCACGCCGGCTCGCAGCAGCTGGACCCGACCGGCTGGGACGCCGCGATCGCCGACGCCGCCGAGGTGACCGCGAAGCTGCGGGCCGAAGGTGTGCCGCTGTCAACGGTGAACCTGGGCGGTGGCCTGCCCGCGGGCTACCTGGACCCGTTGCCGCCACTGGCCGACTACGCCGCCGCCATCACCGCGTCGATCGCCCGGCACTTCGGGGAGTTCGCGCCGGAGGTGATGATCGAGCCGGGTCGCGCGGTCGTGGCCGAGTCCGGGGTGCTGCGCTCCGAGGTCGTGCTGGTGTCGAAGAAGTCCTATTCGGACGAACGGCGCTGGGTGTTCCTCGACATCGGCCGCTACGGCGGCCTCGCGGAGACCGAGGGCGAGGCGATCGCCTACCCGTTGCGGACCAGCCGCGACGGCGGCCCCACCGGGCCCGTGGTGATCGCGGGACCGACCTGTGACGCGGACGACGTGCTGTACCAGGCGACGTGCTACGACCTGCCCCTGGACCTCCAGGCGGGCGACCACGTCGACCTGCTGTGCGCCGGCGCGTACACCGCGAGCTACTCCTCCGTGGCCTTCAACGGTTTCGAGCCGTTGGCCACCTACTGCGTGCGATGA
- the speD gene encoding adenosylmethionine decarboxylase, which yields MSELPCEVEPVGLFAGQHVLAELQGVSPELLDDEQFLRHALGEALTQADATVLEVVSKQFEPQGVTVLALLSESHASIHTYPEVGAVFVDVFTCGTRAKPALAVQLLATALGAASARTDMISRGTQVPALVGEEKA from the coding sequence ATGTCCGAACTCCCGTGCGAAGTCGAGCCGGTCGGCTTGTTCGCAGGACAGCACGTGCTCGCCGAACTGCAAGGTGTGAGCCCTGAACTGCTCGACGACGAGCAGTTCCTGCGACACGCCCTCGGCGAAGCGCTCACCCAGGCCGACGCCACCGTGTTGGAGGTGGTCTCCAAGCAGTTCGAGCCGCAAGGGGTCACCGTGTTGGCCCTGCTGTCGGAGTCGCACGCGTCCATCCACACGTATCCGGAAGTCGGAGCGGTGTTCGTGGACGTGTTCACCTGCGGCACGCGCGCCAAACCCGCGCTCGCGGTGCAGTTGCTGGCCACCGCGCTGGGAGCTGCGTCGGCACGGACGGACATGATCAGCCGGGGCACCCAGGTCCCCGCGCTCGTGGGCGAGGAGAAGGCGTGA
- a CDS encoding spermidine synthase has product MIKEPLGAGLNRLWDVEGVVVDTQTKFQHLVIARTAQGLSLFCDDDRQSTEFSQLTYHEALMVPALLLADRVDRVLVIGSSEGVVCQMAVAAGASVVDHIDIDEEAVKLCAEHLPYGYTLDELAAAEQGDGAVRVRYTDGWEHIRTTSERYDIVLVDLPDEREEEAQHNRLYGEEFLRMCKALLTPGGVVVTQAGCQTMWRNSTLIRSWQRFNDVFDTVAYYGSDEHEWAYLFGRADEVADPTGLMVERLATCGYRPETIDDLALLGNSIPPYLVRRSLA; this is encoded by the coding sequence GTGATCAAGGAACCGCTCGGTGCCGGCCTCAACCGGCTCTGGGACGTCGAAGGCGTTGTCGTGGACACGCAGACGAAGTTCCAGCACCTGGTGATCGCGCGCACCGCGCAGGGGTTGTCGCTGTTCTGCGACGACGACCGGCAGAGCACCGAGTTCAGCCAGTTGACCTACCACGAGGCGCTGATGGTCCCGGCGCTGCTGCTCGCCGACCGCGTCGACCGGGTGCTGGTCATCGGGTCGAGCGAGGGCGTGGTGTGCCAGATGGCGGTCGCGGCCGGCGCGTCGGTGGTCGACCACATCGACATCGACGAAGAAGCCGTGAAGCTGTGCGCCGAGCACCTGCCCTACGGCTACACGCTGGACGAGCTCGCCGCCGCCGAGCAGGGCGACGGCGCGGTCCGCGTGCGCTACACCGACGGGTGGGAGCACATCCGCACCACCTCAGAGCGCTACGACATCGTCCTGGTGGACCTGCCGGACGAGCGCGAGGAGGAGGCGCAGCACAACCGCCTGTACGGCGAGGAGTTCCTGCGCATGTGCAAGGCGCTGCTCACGCCGGGCGGCGTGGTGGTGACGCAGGCCGGGTGCCAGACCATGTGGCGCAACAGCACGCTGATCCGCTCCTGGCAGCGCTTCAACGACGTGTTCGACACGGTCGCGTACTACGGCTCGGACGAGCACGAGTGGGCGTACCTGTTCGGCCGCGCCGACGAGGTCGCCGACCCGACCGGGCTGATGGTCGAACGCCTCGCGACGTGCGGCTACCGGCCCGAGACGATCGACGACCTGGCCCTGCTGGGCAACTCGATCCCGCCGTACCTGGTGCGGCGCTCGCTGGCCTGA
- a CDS encoding MerR family transcriptional regulator, with protein MWRIGQLAGLAGTTERTLRHYDRIGLLTPASVDPVSGYRRYGVAELVRLERIRALRRLGLPLRLLADVVDAPDEEVRRALRVALADLDRQVAELAEVAERARRHLASATPLLPHVTTAPATRLTVRRLTVEHPAEIAAACADEPSTLVTWLRGRPDGTFAAAVGTGRGGEPLVLPARTAARVTVTAGQDVVRAGHDLFDWLAGHRLTVSAPTVETRLQDGDGVRATVLEVPFEPDLSPVTA; from the coding sequence GTGTGGCGGATCGGGCAACTGGCCGGGCTGGCCGGGACGACCGAGCGGACCCTGCGCCACTACGACCGGATCGGCCTGCTCACCCCGGCCTCGGTCGACCCGGTCTCGGGCTACCGGCGGTACGGGGTGGCCGAACTGGTGCGGCTGGAGCGGATCCGGGCGCTGCGCCGCCTCGGGTTGCCGCTGCGGCTGCTGGCCGACGTCGTGGACGCCCCGGACGAGGAGGTCCGGCGGGCGCTGCGGGTCGCGCTGGCCGACCTGGACCGGCAGGTCGCGGAGCTGGCCGAGGTCGCCGAGCGGGCCCGCCGGCACCTGGCCTCGGCCACGCCGCTGCTGCCGCACGTGACCACCGCGCCGGCCACGCGGCTGACCGTGCGCCGGCTGACCGTCGAGCACCCGGCCGAGATCGCGGCGGCCTGCGCGGACGAGCCGTCGACCCTGGTGACCTGGTTGCGCGGCCGGCCCGACGGCACGTTCGCCGCCGCGGTCGGCACCGGGCGCGGCGGCGAACCGCTCGTGCTGCCCGCCCGCACCGCGGCGCGGGTGACCGTCACGGCGGGGCAGGACGTGGTGCGGGCCGGGCACGACCTGTTCGACTGGCTGGCCGGGCACCGGCTCACCGTCAGCGCCCCCACCGTGGAGACGCGCCTCCAGGACGGTGACGGCGTGCGCGCCACCGTCCTGGAGGTCCCGTTCGAGCCCGACCTCAGCCCAGTGACCGCTTGA